In Corylus avellana chromosome ca8, CavTom2PMs-1.0, the genomic stretch AAAGATGGAGTGATGACAATCCCACAGAGGTTTGTTTCAGAGGATAGTGAATATGTGCTCAGAAACCTCATCGCATTTGAACAATGTGATCCAAGCAAGGACTATAAAATCACCTCTTATGCTAAGCTATTGGATGACCTTATTAACACTAGTCAAGATGtaaattttctcaaacaccAAGGAATTCTAAAAGTCAATTTGAGTAGTGAGGACGTAGCAAGTTTCTTCAACAGGATTTATAGGGATGCTGCAATCCACGGTGTTTTCCTTTACTCGGATCTCTACCATGAAGTGAATGCATATTGTAGGTGTCATCGGAACATATGGCAAGCAACTTTAAGGCGCgattattttaacaatccatGGACGAGTTTGTCTGTCATGGCTGCAATCACAATTCTAGTTTTTAGCTTTTTACAAACCCTTTTTTCTATCCTCTCTTACTGTCGATGCACCTCTTAGATCAATTAAGTAATTGTAAGCAAATCTCTATGTGTGTTTCTCTcaataaatgaatcaaattaattttggaTCGAGGTGATCTTGCATTCCTTTTGCCGACCTAGGAAAAGAAATAATCACAATTTGCGCTACcacttaaataataattataataataaagatGTCAAGTTATAATTGGAGTTTTCTATATGCACTTATAAACCCTAGTCTTACCTAGTAAAAAACCGTTGTGAGACTTAAGACTCTGAGCACCTTGATAATCAACATACTCAATGTGGAAAatctacccactcaatgtgaaATTAACTTACTGAGGTGTTGCATAGCCTCCTTCCTATTTAGCCTTGCCAACACAATATGCAACTTTTTTCgcacaaaaatcaaattaaactgTTGGGAGGAGAAATACCAAGAGAATCAAACAAAAGTAAGTTAATATAACGTGttaggacaccacttctagttaaggcttgggtccacttatgtatattaagtactatttttctttacattttttcaATGTAGGatacaaacctcacaagtgcatgCACAACAAATCTCTCAGAATCAAACTAAACGCATCAAACCAAGACACTGATATCAGCAGCAGTAGAAGCAAAGCAAgagagtcaaacaagagtaagttaatataGATATTAGAAGACTACTTCTAGCCCAACAGCCTACTCTAATGGACTTGGTCCACTTatctacttatatatatatattaagcactctttctctttatattttctaaatgtGAGATACAAACCTCACGAGTGAATGAATAGTATAGACAAAATAAACAGCCCTATATCAAcagagttttgttttgtttttttgttttgttttttttttttttgttttaagtataacCAGAATTAATAGCTAACAATAGAATCAGCCTCTCCTTTATGATTCTAATAAAAAAACCCCACTGCCACACTAAAGTCATACAGATCAATGGAAGTGTAGCTGAAATTAGGAGATAACATCTAGTGATCAGCCTGCACCTCAAATATTAATGAACAACAAAACCTAACACCTGCACCAATAACGGCTATTCTTTTGGCAAAACCTAAAAAGTTCACAAGCCATTATTATTCctcttaataataatttttattttatttttaaaacctaTGTTTTTAACGGTGAAGTATCAGGTGGCTGGTGGCAGCGAAGAGAGAGGGATGACACTGTTTNNNNNNNNNNNNNNNNNNNNNNNNNNNNNNNNNNNNNNNNNNNNNNNNNNNNNNNNNNNNNNNNNNNNNNNNNNNNNNNNNNNNNNNNNNNNNNNNNNNNAggttgaacaagggaagcttgctcaagctcggctcgtttacacccctagttaGGGGTGCCGTGGGTTACGTGGGTaggaaaaaagaattatttatttatttatttatttttatttttaaaaatctttggCACCCGCAAAGACCAACGTGGCTCTGCCACTGGCCCACACAACCTACAGTCTcactctttcttctctctcgcGCGAGTAGAGGgttgttaagtgagcgaagcgtctcgcgagcaagctcgggctcggctcgtactcgactcgaatattaaatgaagcgtttcatgaacacaaatcctagctcgaatattaaacgaagcaagctcggctcgactcggctaggCTCGTGAgtaagctcgtataagctcgtgtgtgtgtgtatatatatatatatatatatatatatataaactaagtaatacataattaattataaatctcataattattaaaatcttaaaattgcatttatatttaagtgttagagaatgaaaaattctaaacccttcgtgatcaaagagagagagagagagagagcaatcattaaaaagacctcgattcaattagagcagacccaaacgaaaggaggaagaatcaagcagaaactattgagggagattgcaaaaggcataaactattgaagaatcatacaGACCCAAAtactatcactacctgtttgaTGAGCGAAAGTGAGAgtgtgggaaatgagagttcaggtggaagatgcgttgtgactggtgagggggattgagagagagatgttgaaaaaatagttttttgtagggggcgttgtcccaatgcagtctgaatgcaacatgttaacttgtcccacattgttaagaaaacattaatgtgcaagtttgcttatctataaaaggatgcatatcctctttctttgaaaccaaataccttgctgtattgactcaggctccatattCGACTAGTTaggttaagcaaatactcatatgtaaactaacttcttaagccgtttaagagtacttgaagttaattttttgtttttaaaacaaaaacattaaatataagagccagctctcgacttattattagctcgagctcgattttttttgCTCGACtttgagctcgactcgagctcgagctcgagtaaaatttaaacgagccaagcctgaacaaggaaagctcgctcaagctcggctcgtttacacccccaCGCGCGACCCTCTCTCTTCGCCGCCAGCCACCCAATAATTCTTCGTTGAAACAAGGTGAGTATTTTtgctcttttcttttgctttgatatatattttttatagttCGAATAGGGTAATAgctgcatatatatacatacgtGTGTATTTACTTTGTGTTCAGATTAAAGATCATCAACTAAACACGAAAAGAATTGTGTTCTTGCTGTATTTAGttatttgtttataaagcaatactaatgaaaatcaagcattataattaatttactacaAATTTTATAATTAGTATGTAGCATAAACATCTACATGCTATAATTTTAATTGTGCACCACAAATAGGAGCTAACAAAAAGACCCGCAATTAAAAAGACATCATGATCccttgtgaaaaaaaaaattatttgtggaGTCGAAAATAAAGATATAAAATTCCTATCAAAATAACTGAAAATTCCAACAAATAAAAACCCTAATGAACCTACAAAAAGGATAAAGGTCCAATagaaattaaatgttttttgaGACCCCATTATAAGTTCTATCCACATATGTTTTGATCGCCAATTCATACTAGTTGCATTttattgaaattgagagaataaTCCgaaattaattttactttttttgtatGTTTCCAAAGTAATATCATCAACTAGCACTATTCAGATGTGAacttttagagtaatgctacaagttctCATTGtgtcacttttgtttctttccaaaAAGTATGTGACTCTAAAAAATCACtgttgggcttgtgattgattattattggattttgatcaaatgatgatttcaAAAGCTacctcattttttgagtaaCACAAGAAGGGCTTCTACAATTACTCGAACTTTTAGGAGTAATACATCGAATTGCTTAGATCTAAAATAATAACCACCACTTATAGATATCTACGTATGGATACATTAACTTTACATTTCCCGATTTATTTCAAATAGATATAATTCATTTCCGTGCATATCATGTTTGCCATTTTCTTAGGGGTTTAATACAACAAGTGCACcaaaaaattactcaaaatttgTAAAGTTACTTGAATTGAAAATACAAACAAGTGGCCATCATCTTTGTTAATTTAGTCATAGATTGCActttgaaaaacttaaaagggGAACTTGATATGGTTTTAACTAACTTTATTAGAGTTTTGGAAGATtgtaaataagtttttttttttttttttttttacttattataATTGCAGAAATCCAAGATATTATCTAGGATTGGCAAGAAGAATACGAAGGAACATATGATGACAGAATCAAGTAATAGCAATCAAACACCATCTATCAATATTAGAGATGTAACAGAAGTAGTATCTTTGATTCAAGAAAAGCTTTGCCAAAAGTCTCCAATACCATCTAAATGTTCTATATTTAGAGTCCCAGAGCAACTACGTAGGCAcaataaaaatgttttcaagCCAATGCTGGTTTCGATTGGTCCATTTCACCACGGGAAGGAGAAGCTAcaatcaatgcaaaaaattaagTTATGGTATTTGCATTGCCTTCTCAATCGAGCACCAACTAGGAAAACTACCTTGAAGTGCTTTGTAGAAGCTATTGGAAGAATTGCGGAAGAATGCCGTGCATGTTATGAAGGAGAAATTGGTTTTGCTGAAAAGAATTTCATAGAGATGATGGTGGTTGATGGTTGCTTTATTATTGAATTCTTTCGCAAAGCTTCAAATGAGGTGCAACGAGACGAGGAAGATCCCGTATTCAATATGCCATGGATGAAATGGCGATTATTAAATGATCTGAATCTACTTGAGAATCAGCTTCCTTGGCGCGCACTTAACTGTTTGTTCAACTTGACCAAATCAGGTGCTGAACAGAGGTCCCTACCTAATCTTGTCCGTTTGTTTCTCCCATTTGAATGGTCCCCTCATGATAACCTCAAACACGAGCATATACTTGATTACATACGAAACTCCTTAATTGGAACTTGTACAGTAACACCCATTGATGCTAGAGTAATCTTGCATCCGGATCAGATTCCATCTGTGACAGAACTTGTGCAAACTGGAGTTAGATTCAAAGTTGGAAATTACAGAAACTATGGTCCGCTCAATGTAACTTTTAAAGATGGAGTGATGACAATCCCACAGAGGTTTGTTTCAGAGGAGAATGAATATGTGCTCAGAAACCTCATCGCATTTGAACAATGTGATCCAAGCAACGACTATAAAATCACCTCTTATGCTAAGCTATTGGATGACCTTATTAACACTAGTCAAGATGtaaattttctcaaacaccAAGGAATTCTAAAACTCAATTTGAGCAGCGAGGACGTAGCAAGTTTCTTCAACAGGATTTATAGGGATGCTGCAATCCACGGTGTTTTCCTTTACTCGGATCTCTACCATGAAGTGAATGCATATTGTAGGTGTCATCGGAACATATGGCAAGCAACTTTAAGGCGCgattattttaacaatccatGGACGAGTTTGTCTGTCATGGCTGCAATCACAATTCTAGTTTTTAGCTTTTTACAAACCCTTTTTTCTATCCTCTCTTACTATCGATGCACCTCTTAGATCAATTAAGTAATTGTAAGCAAATCTCTATGTGTGTTTCTCTcaataaatatatcaaattaattttggaTCGAGGTGATCTTGCATTCCTTTTGTTGACCTAGGAAAAGAAATAATCACAATTTGCGCTACcactcaaaataataataataataataataataaagaagtcAAGTTGTAATTGGAGTTTTCTATATGCACTTATTAACCCTAGTCTTACCTAGTAAAAAACCGTTGTGAGACTTAAGACTCTGAGCACCTTGATAATCGACATACTCAATGTGGAAAATCCACCCACTCAATGTGAAACTAACTTACTGAGGCGTTGCATTGCCTCCTTCCTATTTAGCCTTGCCAACACAATATGCAactttttttacccaaaaatcaaattaaactgTTGGAAGGAGAAACACCAAGAGAGTCAAACAAAAGTAAGTTAACATAACGTGttaggacaccacttctagtTTAGGCTTGGGTCTACTTATGTATATTAAgcactatttttctttatattttttcaatgtaggatacaaacctcacaagtgcatgCACAACAAATTTCCCGGAATCAAACTAAACGCGTCAAACCAAAACACTGATATCAGCAGCAGCAAAAACAAAGCAAgagagtcaaacaagagtaaattaatatagaTATTAGGAGACTACTTCTAGCCCAACagcctaagctaatggactTGGACCACTTatccacttatatatatattaagcactctttctctttatattttctcaatgtgagatacaaacctcacaagtgaATGAACAGTATAGACAAAATAAATAGCCCTATATCAACAgagttttgttttttgctttaatTATAACCAGGATTAATAGCTAACAATAGAATCAGCCTCTCCTTTATGATTCTAATAAAAAAACCCCACTGCCACACTAAAGTCATACAGATCAATGGAAGTGTAGCTGAAATTAGGAGATAACATCTAGTGATCAGCCTGCACCTCAAATATTAATGAACAACAAAACCTAACACCTGCACCAATAACGGCTATTCTTTTGGCAAAACCTAAAAAGTTCACAAGCCATTATTATTCctcttaataataatttttattttatttttaaaacctaTGTTTTTAACGTTGAAGTATCAGGTGGCTGGTGGCAGCGAAGAGAGAGGGATGACACTGTTTCTGTTATCTTAGCCCTACGCAATTCTCAAAGTCCTAACTTatcaaacttaagttttttttttaaaatcttaattaCACCCGATTATATCACAtataaactaaaagattaattatttataataataataataataaagaattgAAGGGTTGGCTAGTTGCTcacccctcccccacttggGTGGCTGGCAACCACCctaggccatgggagtggccggcgagccactcccatgggctgggggtggcgACCAACCATCCCAAATCCGGATCTAGGGTGGCTAGCCGCCCAGTGAATagccgcgcggccacccccatggcatATGGGGTgaccggcgagccacccctaggccatgggagtggccgtGTGGCAACCCCTAGGCCTAGAggtggtggccagccacccaaaGTGGGGGAGGgtagccaccccttcaattctgtttttttattattttaaatatttttattttatttttttatttagagtaTAATTTGgtgtgatttaatttttattttaagtttaaatttaataaaattggCTATATGCCATCTTCTTATTAGTTAGTTAGGTGCACATCCTCTTTTCAAAAGAAGATGTTGTACTCTCTACCCATACCCATGTTAGAGATTAAAAGTATAAAGCATCCTTTTCAGCCCAAAATGCTAAAACCCCGCTAAAGCCCTCTTTCTGTcatttttcaaaacccaaaacttaACCCTATCATTGCTCTTCTGTCTTCTCCAATGGCCACTCGCTGTAGATCTATCTCAACACCAACTCTCTCTTTCCTTAAATCGACATTCGCCAAACCCGCCGTTAAACCCAGAGCCGCACCTTCTCTTCGCACAGTCACGGACCACTCTTCTGTCAGAATTCAAAGGCACGCCCCTTGAaccatttctcaaattttaatttgttatatgaAATTCAGGCCGGTTCCTCAAATTGGGTTTTCCTTAAATGAGTATAATTTCTGAAAAAGTGCGGATTTTGAATTTCAGGTCGATTCCTCAATTGGGTGCTCTTCAGTCTCTGCTTCCTCTCTTCACAGCGGTCTCTTCGGCTCGGCTCACCTCGTGCCTCGGAGTCGATCCGATGAGCTCGAGGTCGTTGTCTCAGGGTATGCTTTGCAGTGCAAACCCAGGAGTTTGATGTTGTCCACTGTTTTAAATTTAGTATCTGTAAGCAACTTTTTACTCGATAATTGAAAATTGGATTTCAAGTTCTCTTATGCTTGTTATTTGCTGTGTTTCTTTCAATTTATCGTATAATCGATAAATTTATATTCCTATTTGCATTATTAGAAAGTATCACTGTCATCATATGTAAGCTGGCCTTTGTTGGGTTGTTCCTTCTTTTCGTACACttatgtttttttgtgattaattttCTCTAGCTCTTTCTTTGGTGACTGAGAAACTGTtgtttacaaaaagaaaaaggaaaaaaatttggtttaaTTGTTGTTGAAAAGAATAAGGTAAGCAAAATCTTGAAATCTACCGAAAATGATGGTGAGATGATATGatcataattatttgatattatttgatattgtccgGTGTTGTGTTAGAGTCCAATAAGGAGTATATCTTTGTAGATTTTATAGTCGAATAAATAGTTAGATTATTTCTTTATTAGAGTCATTCAAGTCAAGACCTAATTGGTCTATTATGTAATCAATAGTACATTGTTTGTCTATTTAAAGGGGAACTATCAATAACAAAATTTCAGTTGATTATTGTCTTAGAATAcaatttaatgtgttttggagGTTAAGGCTCTCTCGAAGTAGCCATTGGAGATCACAGCTCTCTCGAAGTAGCCAATTTATCCTTTCCTATGTTTTGTTACTAGTTGGTTCGCatcaagtggtatcagagcaaggCTGATTGTTTTTTGTAAGAATCACCAATCTATGACGAAACAACAACGTGATGATAGGCTCCTTGAGCTTCTAGAAGAGCTGCGCACTACCTGTGAGAAGATGAGTGATGTCTATCACAAATTTGTCCTAAGAACCCAACCATCATCCATACCAAAAAATTCACCACCACAACCAGTCACGTTCCCACAACCATCTCCACCAGGAAAACAAACCAAATACCCAAATCCAACAGAAACCCATCCGAAAATACCAAATAAACCTCGGTGGCCaagcaacaagaagaaaaaataaaaaatcatgccTTCGTTCATCCAAGCCCCTCGTCACGACACCCAAACCGCAAAACATCAAGCAATGCCATAAACAAAACCACAGCTTCAGCTGACAAGCAACAAAAATCCACCCACGTCGCCAGTCCACCACCTCAAGAGCACCAAGCTGGCAGTCCAAGAATTCCTCTCTGGCTTGCGTCCCAACAGTTCCAGACTCTAGGTTTCTTCTTTACTGCGGTGTGAGTGAGATAAAGCAATGACGAGCCTTTGTGTGGCttagaaagagggaaaaaaatgttgaaaagaaaacaagagaagCGACTGAAAACCCAAAGAAAGAGCTGCAAGTTTCGTTCGACGTCTTCTTGTTTGGTTgtgaaaagaggaaaaaaaattgttgcaagATCATATGATCCTAACAAGTCAACAACTACCAGAAATAGTGTCCGACATGCAACAGAAAAAAATTGAGATCttagttattgtgttattttctttagtatttatttttgttaattggtTTTCATGATCAAGTAGTTTAGTTTCGAATTTTTTCTATGGGACAAGAAAATTGTTAAGGGAGGGGAATGATATGatcataattatttgatattgtctgGTGTTGTGTTAGAGTCCAATAAGGAGTATATCTTCGTAGATTTTATAGTCCAATAAATAGTTAGATTATTTCTTTATTAGAGTTGTTCAAGTCAAGACCTAATTGGTCTATTATGTAATCAATAGTATATTGTTTGTCTATTTAAAGGGGAACTATCAATAACAAAGTATGAgttgattatttttttagaatacaGTTTATTATGTTTTGGAGGTCAAGGCTCTCTCGAAGTAGCCGATTTATCCTTTCCTATGTTTTGTTATTAGTTGGTTCGCATCATGAGATCTGACTTGAGATACAAAATGTTTTAGTGTTCTCAACATCCTTTTACTATCTAAGATCAAAACTTTAATTTTCCAGAAAGATCCAATTTTATAGCGAGATGCACATGCAaggagtgtgtgtgtgtgtaagtgtacatacacacacatgcttgtatgtatatatgtaaattttttGCTCCTGAATCTCAACTTTGAATTTCAGTTTCATTTTGTGGTGTGAAATCCTTGTATAATGAGTCAGAAATGAATTGTGTgttgttttgtattttctatCTTTGGGATCCAAAGAAGGTGATCAATGTCTACTTCAGTTGGAAAGGGTTGTTTCGTTGCCATAAAAATAGTCTCATATAGAATGAAGCTCCTCTTTGCCTTATTGCGGACAATTTCGAGAGGTAGGAATAATCAAACTCTTGAGGCTGCTGATAATTTCACTCTATTTGTTTTACCCATGTTGACACTTACATGTCGTGGATAATGATTTTCAACTGAGATCCAAGATGTggaaattttaggaaaatgaaCAAAGTTTCATGTTAGAGAATTTAGTTATCAATGGAGACATCTCATATGATCCAGATAAAGTTAAGGTCATATAGTCCAATTTTCCACTTAGCTCTACCCTGAGAACAAAAATTGGCGGCCAAACTTGGATGGTCTTCCTTTCCACTCTATTGGTGAGGAGGAAGGTCGAGCGAGCTTTTGAAGAGAGGGTGGTTTCCAAAGTGTGAAAGATTTGAATAAGGATAAGGCTCCGAGTCTAGACGGTTTCTCGATGGCTTTCATCCAATCATGTTGGGATGCTATCAAAGATGTTATGAAGGTCTTTCTATGAGTTCCATATGTGTGGCAAGGTCGTTAAAAGCTTGAATATGACCTTTATTTCCCTTATTCCTAAGAAAGTGGGGGCTGTTGAGGTTAAAAGACTCTCATCCTACCAATTTGGTAAGTGGTATTTGTAAGATTATTAGGTAGGTTTTGGCTAATAGATTGAAAACTATCTCGGGGAATAGCATTTCGAAGACTCGAAACACTTTTATTGGAGGTCGTCAAATTTTTGGTTATGTTCTTATCGCCAATGAATGTATAGATAGTCGTCTCAAATCTAGCGAGGTAGAAGTGTTATGTAAATTGGACTTAGAAAAGGCTTATGACCACATCAGTTAGGATTTCTTGCTATACAGGTTGAAGAGACGTGGCTTTGGGGAGAATGGCATAGTTGGATTGTGCACTGGATATCCATTGTTCAGTTCTCTATTATGATTAATGGTACTCCCAATGGCTTCTTTAATAGCTCTCGTGATCTGAGACAAGGCGATCTTCTTCCTCCccatccccctcccccccttcCTTGAGCACACTTTCCAACATGCCCAcatatttcctttctctcttccctATCACAGTTAGTGTTGCTAATCAGATAGAAAGTTATAGAGCAATTTCTTGTGAGGTGGTTTGGATAACGAGTTTTAAGTTCCATCTTGCTAATTGAAGGTTTGTACTCCCCTTAGTCGTGGAGGTTTGGGGATTTGGAGTTTGCTCACTTTCAATCAGGTTCTGTTTGGAAAGTGGTTTTGGAAGTATACTATGGAG encodes the following:
- the LOC132190316 gene encoding protein NONRESPONDING TO OXYLIPINS 2, mitochondrial; the protein is MATRCRSISTPTLSFLKSTFAKPAVKPRAAPSLRTVTDHSSVRIQRSIPQLGALQSLLPLFTAVSSARLTSCLGVDPMSSRSLSQELGLSVPR
- the LOC132190899 gene encoding UPF0481 protein At3g47200-like, yielding MTESSNSNQTPSINIRDVTEVVSLIQEKLCQKSPIPSKCSIFRVPEQLRRHNKNVFKPMLVSIGPFHHGKEKLQSMQKIKLWYLHCLLNRAPTRKTTLKCFVEAIGRIAEECRACYEGEIGFAEKNFIEMMVVDGCFIIEFFRKASNEVQRDEEDPVFNMPWMKWRLLNDLNLLENQLPWRALNCLFNLTKSGAEQRSLPNLVRLFLPFEWSPHDNLKHEHILDYIRNSLIGTCTVTPIDARVILHPDQIPSVTELVQTGVRFKVGNYRNYGPLNVTFKDGVMTIPQRFVSEENEYVLRNLIAFEQCDPSNDYKITSYAKLLDDLINTSQDVNFLKHQGILKLNLSSEDVASFFNRIYRDAAIHGVFLYSDLYHEVNAYCRCHRNIWQATLRRDYFNNPWTSLSVMAAITILVFSFLQTLFSILSYYRCTS